A single window of Gossypium arboreum isolate Shixiya-1 chromosome 13, ASM2569848v2, whole genome shotgun sequence DNA harbors:
- the LOC108464316 gene encoding cleavage and polyadenylation specificity factor subunit 3-I gives MASTGQPPSLKRRDAPLTKEGDQLTITPLGAGNEVGRSCVYMTYKSKTVLFDCGIHPAYTGMAALPYFDEIDPSTIDVLLITHFHLDHAASLPYFLEKTTFRGRVFMTHATKAIYKLLLTDYVKVSKVSVEDMLFDEQDIGRSMDKIEVIDFHQTVEVNGIKFWCYTAGHVLGAAMFMVDIAGVRVLYTGDYSREEDRHLRAAELPQFSPDICVIESTYGVQLHQPRHIREKRFTDVIHSTVSQGGRVLIPAFALGRAQELLLILDEYWSSHPELHNVPIYYASPLAKKCMAVYQTYILSMNERIRTQFANSNPFKFKHISPLNSIEEFSDVGPSVVMASPGGLQSGLSRQLFDKWCSDKKNSCVIPGYVVEGTPAKTIINEPKEVTLMNGLMAPLNMQVHYISFSAHADYAQTSTFLKELMPPNIILVHGEANEMGRLKQKLITEFTDGNTKIITPKNCQSVEMYFSSEKMAKTIGRLAEKTPDVGETVSGVLVKKGFTYQIMAPDDLHIFSQLSTANITQRITIPFTGAFGVIKHRLEQIYESVESSTDEESGVPTLQVHDSVTVKQDSDRHISLHWTSDPISDMVSDSIVALVLNISREIPKVVVESEAIKTEEENGKKAEKVIHALLVSLFGDVKLGENGKLMVSVDGNVALLDKQSGDVESENEGLKERVKTAFRRIQSAVKPIPLSSS, from the exons ATGGCTTCAACAGGGCAGCCACCGTCACTTAAAAGAAGAGATGCGCCGTTAACAAAAGAAGGAGATCAGCTTACTATTACCCCTTTAGGCGCTGGCAATGAAGTTGGTCGTTCTTGCGTTTACATGACTTACAAAAGCAAAACTGTGCTG TTTGATTGTGGAATTCATCCTGCTTACACGGGTATGGCTGCCTTGCCGTATTTCGATGAGATTGATCCTTCAACTATTGATGTCCTTCTTATTACCCA CTTTCACTTGGATCATGCTGCCTCCCTACCTTATTTTCTGGAAAAG ACCACATTCAGAGGTCGAGTTTTTATGACTCATGCAACAAAAGCTATCTATAAGCTCCTTTTGACTGATTATGTAAAAGTGAGCAAAGTTTCGGTTGAAGACATGTTATTTGATGAACAAGACATTGGTCGCTCCATGGATAAAATTGAG GTTATTGATTTCCACCAAACCGTGGAAGTAAATGGCATTAAGTTCTGGTGCTATACTGCTGGGCATGTTCTTGGTGCTGCTATGTTCATGGTTGACATTGCCGGTGTTCGAGTCCTCTACACTGGAGACTATTCTCGTGAAGAAGATCGTCATCTCCGTGCTGCTGAGCTGCCACAGTTCTCTCCTGATATATGTGTGATTGAATCCACTTATGGTGTCCAGCTTCATCAACCACGACACATTCGGGAGAAGCGGTTCACTGATGTTATCCATTCTACTGTTTCTCAAGGTGGTCGTGTTCTAATTCCAGCGTTTGCCCTTGGTCGTGCCCAGGAACTTCTGTTGATCCTTGATGAGTATTGGTCTAGCCACCCTGAGCTTCATAACGTTCCAATATATTATGCTTCCCCACTTGCAAAAAAGTGTATGGCTGTTTATCAAACGTACATACTTTCCATGAATGAGAGAATCCGTACCCAGTTTGCGAACTCAAACCCCTTCAAGTTCAAGCACATTTCTCCATTAAATAGCATTGAGGAATTTAGTGATGTAGGTCCATCTGTTGTAATGGCAAGTCCAGGTGGTCTTCAGAGCGGGCTGTCACGCCAACTCTTTGACAAGTGGTGTTCTGATAAGAAAAATTCTTGTGTTATTCCTGGTTATGTCGTTGAAGGGACGCCTGCAAAAACGATTATTAATGAACCGAAGGAAGTGACTCTCATGAATGGTCTCATGGCTCCTCTGAACATGCAGGTTCATTACATTTCATTCTCGGCCCATGCAGACTATGCACAAACGAGTACATTCTTGAAAGAGCTCATGCCTCCCAACATAATTCTTGTTCACGGAGAAGCAAACGAGATGGGAAGGCTTAAACAGAAGCTTATCACTGAGTTCACTGATGGCAACACCAAAATCATTACCCCTAAGAATTGTCAGTCTGTTGAGATGTATTTTAGCTCTGAGAAAATGGCTAAAACAATCGGAAGATTGGCTGAAAAGACCCCAGACGTAGGTGAAACTGTTAGTGGTGTTCTGGTAAAGAAAGGTTTCACCTATCAGATAATGGCTCCCGATGATCTCCACATCTTCTCACAGCTTTCAACCGCAAACATCACTCAGAGGATCACTATCCCATTCACCGGCGCCTTTGGTGTGATAAAGCATCGACTCGAGCAGATATACGAGAGTGTGGAATCATCAACAGATGAAGAGTCTGGGGTTCCAACATTGCAAGTGCATGATAGTGTGACTGTGAAGCAGGATTCAGATAGGCACATCTCATTGCATTGGACATCGGATCCCATAAGTGACATGGTGTCGGATTCCATCGTGGCATTGGTTCTGAACATCAGCCGGGAGATCCCTAAGGTAGTAGTGGAATCTGAGGCCATAAAAACAGAAGAAGAAAACGGGAAGAAGGCGGAAAAGGTTATTCATGCACTCCTGGTTTCACTGTTTGGGGATGTGAAATTAGGAGAAAATGGAAAGCTTATGGTAAGTGTTGATGGGAATGTGGCTCTTCTTGATAAACAGAGTGGGGATGTTGAGAGTGAAAATGAAGGTCTAAAGGAGAGAGTAAAAACAGCTTTTCGACGAATTCAAAGTGCAGTAAAACCAATCCCTCTCTCATCATCATAG